A window of the Gemmatimonadota bacterium genome harbors these coding sequences:
- a CDS encoding ABC transporter permease → MALAIWLGLVGVLVSHWRLVLQAISGGWDERVAVVSLAAGLVAVWSWSWRDVGLVGRRAQVGVGQWHLTVRAFSKDRTAVVGLMVVVAIYLIALITPLITPAEALEQGPLQFRLQGMSGAHPLGTDHLSRDVLARVLYGARISLTIGFVAVGISVTLGTLLGAVAGYVGGIVDGLIMSFVDMVISFPRLILLIIIVAAFEPSIFLIIAVLGLTLWPGTARIVRGEVLSLKEREFVQAAEALGYSRRRIIFRHLIPNALGPVIVAATLGIGNTIVLEAGLSFLGLGVQAPTPSWGSMLADGRNFLLDAWWLSTFPGLAIVLTVLSFNLVGDGLRDALDPRLRS, encoded by the coding sequence ATGGCGTTGGCGATATGGCTCGGTCTGGTTGGAGTGCTCGTTTCTCACTGGCGCCTCGTCTTGCAGGCGATCTCGGGTGGCTGGGACGAGCGTGTCGCGGTTGTTTCCCTTGCAGCAGGCCTGGTCGCAGTGTGGTCCTGGTCGTGGCGGGATGTGGGACTAGTCGGCAGAAGGGCGCAGGTAGGGGTGGGGCAGTGGCACCTCACCGTCCGGGCGTTTTCCAAGGACAGAACCGCTGTCGTGGGCCTGATGGTGGTGGTCGCGATCTATCTGATCGCGCTCATCACTCCGCTGATCACGCCGGCTGAAGCGCTCGAGCAGGGTCCCCTTCAGTTTCGCCTCCAGGGTATGTCCGGAGCGCACCCACTCGGGACCGATCACCTTTCGCGGGATGTGCTCGCCCGCGTGCTCTACGGCGCTCGTATCTCGCTCACGATCGGCTTCGTGGCTGTGGGGATCAGCGTGACGCTGGGCACGCTCTTGGGCGCGGTGGCCGGGTACGTGGGCGGCATCGTCGACGGCCTGATCATGAGCTTCGTCGATATGGTCATCTCGTTCCCCCGCCTGATTCTGCTCATCATCATCGTAGCGGCATTCGAGCCCTCGATCTTCCTCATCATCGCCGTGCTCGGTCTCACGCTGTGGCCCGGCACGGCGAGAATCGTGCGGGGGGAGGTGCTCAGCCTCAAAGAGCGGGAGTTCGTGCAAGCCGCGGAAGCTCTGGGCTACTCTCGGCGGCGGATCATTTTCCGCCACCTCATCCCCAACGCGCTAGGTCCGGTGATCGTGGCGGCCACACTCGGCATCGGGAATACGATCGTACTCGAAGCGGGGCTCTCGTTTCTCGGCCTGGGGGTGCAAGCGCCCACTCCCTCGTGGGGGTCAATGCTCGCCGACGGGAGAAATTTTCTGTTGGACGCGTGGTGGCTCTCTACGTTCCCGGGGCTCGCGATCGTGCTCACCGTCCTGTCGTTCAACCTGGTCGGCGACGGTCTTCGGGACGCGCTCGATCCGAGGCTACGCTCGTGA
- a CDS encoding MotA/TolQ/ExbB proton channel family protein, which produces MAIQLYGALLQIPGVEVEPSMTEYLLELWESTGWMIWPLAFCLVVGIVVIIIKFISLTSKAVKTTKILKDVDELLTQQRIREALELTRDTDTPAANILYAGLERHEEGTERVMKAIENQGLLEMSKLESGLTILATLTNIAPLLGFLGTVIGMIVAFQSIEAAGEVEATLVAGGIRVALQTTAAGLMIAIPVSIGHNYFVAKIDGLVVDMEESAQKMVDTLHAIEHGRKS; this is translated from the coding sequence TTGGCGATTCAACTCTACGGTGCGCTTCTTCAGATCCCGGGCGTGGAGGTCGAGCCTTCCATGACGGAATATTTGCTCGAGCTCTGGGAATCCACGGGGTGGATGATCTGGCCTCTCGCCTTCTGCCTGGTCGTGGGCATCGTCGTCATTATCATCAAATTCATCAGCCTTACGAGTAAGGCTGTGAAGACGACGAAGATTCTCAAGGACGTGGATGAGCTGCTCACGCAACAGCGCATTCGTGAGGCTCTCGAGTTGACGCGTGACACCGACACGCCGGCCGCCAACATCCTCTACGCTGGCCTTGAGCGGCACGAGGAGGGCACCGAACGCGTGATGAAGGCCATCGAGAACCAAGGCCTTCTCGAGATGAGCAAGCTCGAGTCGGGACTGACGATCCTCGCGACGCTGACCAACATCGCGCCGCTGCTCGGCTTCCTCGGCACCGTGATCGGGATGATCGTCGCTTTCCAGTCGATCGAGGCCGCCGGCGAGGTCGAGGCGACGCTGGTGGCGGGTGGTATCAGGGTCGCGCTGCAGACGACGGCCGCGGGCCTGATGATCGCCATTCCCGTTTCGATCGGGCACAACTACTTCGTCGCCAAGATCGACGGTCTGGTCGTCGATATGGAGGAGTCGGCCCAGAAGATGGTCGATACGCTGCATGCCATCGAGCACGGCCGGAAGAGCTGA
- a CDS encoding ABC transporter ATP-binding protein, translating to MSEALLSVTDLRSWFFTDQGVAKAVDGVSFDVRAGETLGIVGESACGKTVTALSVLGLLPQPPARIMEGSSIRFLGEELVDAGEARLRALRGNEIAMVFQEPMSSLNPVYSIGNQISEVLRLHRGLSRKAARAESARLLQEVGIPEAAARLDEYPHQLSGGMRQRVMIAMALSCEPNLLIADEPTTALDVTIQAQILELLAEVRERRGMAVLLITHDLGVVAEVCDRVVVMYAGQVVETGSVRQVLNDPQHPYTRGLLESVPSLERRGRRLIPIPGTVPSSTAWPDGCRFAERCPLNGPGCEEAQSLVEEGGTGRTVRCWRSEAMHEHDEEGP from the coding sequence GTGAGCGAAGCGTTGCTCTCGGTCACCGACCTCCGCAGCTGGTTCTTCACGGACCAAGGTGTCGCCAAAGCGGTGGATGGCGTCTCGTTCGATGTGCGCGCGGGGGAGACGCTGGGCATCGTTGGGGAGTCGGCGTGTGGCAAGACCGTGACCGCCCTATCGGTGCTCGGGCTACTACCTCAACCCCCTGCCCGCATCATGGAGGGAAGCTCGATCCGCTTCCTTGGCGAGGAGCTGGTCGACGCGGGCGAGGCGAGGCTGCGTGCGCTCCGGGGCAACGAGATCGCCATGGTCTTTCAGGAGCCGATGAGTTCGTTGAATCCAGTGTACTCCATCGGAAATCAAATCAGCGAGGTCCTCCGGCTCCACCGTGGCCTCAGCCGGAAGGCGGCGCGTGCGGAGTCGGCTCGCCTCCTTCAGGAGGTCGGGATCCCCGAGGCGGCAGCGCGGCTCGACGAATACCCGCACCAGCTGTCCGGTGGCATGCGCCAACGCGTGATGATCGCGATGGCGCTCTCGTGTGAGCCCAACCTGTTGATCGCCGATGAGCCAACGACGGCGCTCGATGTCACGATCCAGGCACAGATCCTCGAGTTGCTCGCCGAGGTGAGGGAACGACGAGGCATGGCGGTACTGCTGATCACGCACGATCTGGGCGTCGTCGCGGAGGTATGCGACCGGGTCGTCGTGATGTACGCCGGGCAAGTCGTGGAGACCGGCTCGGTTCGCCAGGTGCTCAACGATCCACAGCACCCGTATACGAGAGGGCTGCTCGAGTCCGTCCCTTCGCTCGAGAGGAGGGGTCGTCGCCTGATCCCTATCCCCGGCACGGTGCCGAGCTCGACGGCGTGGCCGGACGGCTGCCGCTTCGCGGAGCGCTGTCCGTTGAACGGGCCGGGATGTGAAGAAGCCCAGTCACTCGTAGAAGAGGGTGGGACCGGGCGCACCGTCCGGTGCTGGAGGTCTGAAGCAATGCACGAACACGATGAGGAGGGGCCGTGA
- a CDS encoding ATP-binding cassette domain-containing protein translates to MEPLLSVRGLKKHFPVRRGTFARAHSVLKAVDGVSFDLWRGETLGLVGESGCGKTTTGRAVARLIEPTEGEVRFDGIDVGSLDRNGLRALRRRMQFVFQDPFGSLNPRMSVGAMLVEALTVHGLGQPDPRARAIDLLEKVGLSADHIDRYPHEFSGGQRQRLGIARALSVEPEFLILDEPVSALDVSVRAQVVNLLEELQRDLGLTYLFIAHDLALVEHVSDRIAVMYLGRIVEVADAADLYRNPKHPYTRALLSAVPRVDPDRRDDRERIVLPGDVPSPVHPPAGCAFHTRCPHPAKDGSCMRSVPSLETKGTRHFVACPKVS, encoded by the coding sequence ATCGAGCCACTACTCTCGGTGCGTGGACTGAAGAAGCACTTCCCGGTCCGGAGGGGCACATTTGCGCGCGCGCATTCCGTCCTGAAAGCCGTGGACGGGGTGAGCTTCGATCTCTGGCGCGGAGAGACACTCGGGCTCGTCGGAGAGTCGGGTTGCGGGAAGACGACGACCGGGCGTGCGGTGGCCCGGCTGATCGAACCCACGGAAGGCGAAGTACGATTCGACGGGATCGACGTAGGTTCTCTGGATCGGAACGGCCTACGAGCGCTGCGCAGACGCATGCAGTTCGTGTTTCAGGATCCGTTCGGATCGCTAAATCCACGCATGTCCGTCGGTGCCATGCTCGTGGAGGCGCTCACCGTGCATGGGCTCGGACAGCCCGACCCGCGCGCGCGGGCGATCGACTTGCTCGAGAAAGTCGGCCTGAGCGCGGACCACATCGACCGGTACCCACATGAATTCAGCGGCGGTCAGCGGCAGCGGCTCGGCATCGCTAGGGCGCTCTCGGTCGAGCCTGAGTTCCTGATCCTCGACGAGCCGGTCAGCGCGCTCGACGTATCCGTCCGGGCTCAGGTGGTCAACCTGCTCGAAGAGCTGCAGCGTGACCTGGGGCTGACGTACTTGTTCATCGCACACGACCTCGCGCTGGTCGAGCACGTGAGCGATCGCATAGCGGTGATGTATCTAGGGCGCATTGTGGAGGTCGCGGACGCAGCCGATCTGTACCGGAATCCGAAACATCCCTACACGCGGGCGTTGCTGTCCGCTGTACCGCGGGTGGATCCGGATCGACGGGACGATCGGGAACGGATCGTCTTGCCGGGAGATGTCCCCAGCCCGGTGCACCCGCCGGCCGGATGCGCCTTTCACACCCGGTGCCCGCACCCCGCGAAGGACGGGTCTTGCATGCGGTCGGTACCTTCCTTGGAGACCAAGGGCACAAGGCACTTCGTGGCGTGTCCCAAGGTCTCATAG
- a CDS encoding cold shock domain-containing protein: MKGTVKWFNDSKGYGFIQHTEGDDVFVHFSEIVGDGFRTLHEGDAVEFEVRESERGKQATNVIRA; the protein is encoded by the coding sequence ATGAAGGGGACCGTAAAATGGTTCAACGACTCGAAGGGGTACGGCTTCATCCAACACACGGAGGGTGACGACGTATTTGTCCACTTCTCAGAGATCGTCGGTGACGGGTTTCGGACTCTTCACGAAGGCGACGCTGTGGAATTCGAGGTCCGCGAGTCGGAGAGGGGTAAGCAGGCGACCAACGTGATTCGAGCCTGA
- the polA gene encoding DNA polymerase I encodes MKIPPKTKPRIFLIDAYALIYRSYFAFIQRPLTNSAGENTSAPFGFTRFLLDIREDFEPDYLAVVFDAGDSFRAQEYPEYKATREKMPDDLRSSLGRIRDIVEAFNDPIVELDGYEADDVIGTLAMRARDAGLEVVIVSGDKDFYQLVGPDIHLMNPGRGGSSGVAADWVTEENADEKFGIPPSQVVDYLALVGDSSDNIPGARGVGPKTAVALLQQHGDIEALIANAEGLKPPRASKSLRENAEAVRLSKRLVTIMTDLDVELDLESLKVGEPNNEALRDIFVELEFRSLAEQFAALAQVSGVATAELERAEVTYSVVDELSEVQNLIDVIRAAGRVAIAAEPATEDPLRGELVSVGLSLEGGTAWYLPFAHHLPFELTFEGEGSGEVRNLPSLATSEMSGLKALLEDPKVAKVGHDLKRTALTLSRAGVKLDGITCDVMVASYVLDPGRRGHELATLSVEIFSHKPVSYADVVGSGRKRVPFAEAPIERARDFVCETVDLSFQLAQHFDEQLDEQGLTDLMADLEMPLLPILTRMELAGIGIDEDFFRTMRSRLKRELDLIQEEIFKVAGGDFNLNSTQQLRQLLFEKLDLPVLKKTKTGPSTDASVLEELAEQGHEIPKLMMEYRELEKLRSTYVDALPQLVNSRTHRIHTSFNQTVAATGRLSSSDPNLQNIPIRTAMGREIRKGFVAAPGTVFLAVDYSQIELRVMAHFSGDEAFVTAFTQGIDVHRQTASVVFEVPIDDVTAHMRAQAKTVNFATLYGQGPFSLARQLGITREEAKEFIATYFERFSGVRDFLDAQVEMAREQGYVETLMGRRRYVPELRAENWNVRQFGERVAQNTPIQGTAADLMKKAMIDVQAALDGADTGAEMLLQVHDELLFEVPEVEVDAVRDLVIARMEDAVELNVPLVTDWGIGANWYECKG; translated from the coding sequence TTGAAGATCCCCCCCAAGACCAAGCCTCGCATCTTTCTCATCGATGCGTATGCGCTCATCTACCGATCGTATTTTGCGTTCATTCAGCGGCCCCTTACCAACTCCGCCGGTGAAAACACGTCGGCGCCCTTCGGGTTCACGCGTTTCCTGCTCGACATCCGCGAGGACTTCGAGCCGGACTACCTGGCCGTCGTTTTCGATGCGGGAGATTCGTTCAGGGCGCAGGAATATCCGGAGTACAAGGCGACACGAGAGAAGATGCCCGACGACCTGCGCTCCAGCCTCGGCCGGATCCGTGACATCGTGGAAGCGTTCAACGATCCGATCGTCGAGCTCGACGGCTACGAGGCCGACGACGTCATCGGGACGCTTGCTATGCGCGCGAGGGATGCGGGACTCGAGGTCGTGATCGTATCCGGCGACAAGGACTTCTATCAGCTCGTGGGGCCGGACATCCACCTGATGAACCCGGGGAGAGGGGGCTCGAGCGGGGTCGCGGCCGACTGGGTCACCGAGGAGAATGCAGATGAGAAGTTCGGTATCCCACCTTCGCAGGTGGTCGACTATCTCGCGTTGGTCGGGGATTCCTCGGACAACATCCCCGGCGCGCGCGGAGTGGGTCCAAAGACCGCGGTGGCGTTACTGCAGCAGCACGGGGATATCGAGGCGCTGATCGCGAATGCAGAGGGACTGAAGCCGCCGCGTGCGTCCAAGTCGCTTCGGGAAAATGCTGAGGCGGTCCGGCTCTCGAAACGGCTCGTCACGATCATGACCGACCTCGACGTCGAGTTGGATCTCGAGTCGCTCAAGGTCGGGGAGCCCAACAACGAGGCGCTGCGCGACATCTTCGTGGAGCTCGAGTTCAGATCGCTCGCCGAGCAGTTCGCTGCGCTTGCGCAAGTCAGCGGTGTCGCGACGGCCGAGCTCGAAAGGGCCGAAGTGACCTACTCGGTGGTGGACGAGCTGTCGGAAGTCCAGAATCTCATCGATGTGATCCGGGCCGCTGGGCGGGTGGCGATCGCCGCGGAGCCGGCCACGGAAGACCCTCTTCGTGGGGAGCTGGTGTCTGTCGGACTCTCCCTCGAAGGCGGTACGGCGTGGTATCTACCCTTCGCTCACCACCTGCCGTTCGAGCTGACGTTCGAAGGGGAGGGGTCTGGGGAGGTCCGAAACCTGCCCAGCTTGGCGACCAGCGAGATGTCCGGGCTCAAGGCGTTGCTGGAAGATCCGAAGGTGGCGAAGGTCGGCCACGACCTGAAGCGTACCGCGCTCACGCTCTCGCGCGCTGGAGTGAAGCTCGACGGCATCACATGCGATGTGATGGTCGCGAGCTACGTGCTCGACCCGGGGCGGCGAGGCCACGAGCTCGCGACACTCTCGGTGGAGATTTTCTCCCACAAGCCGGTCTCGTACGCGGACGTCGTAGGTAGCGGCCGCAAGAGGGTGCCGTTCGCAGAAGCACCCATCGAACGCGCGCGGGACTTCGTGTGCGAGACGGTGGATCTGTCGTTCCAGCTAGCCCAGCACTTCGACGAGCAACTGGACGAGCAGGGACTCACCGACCTCATGGCCGATCTCGAAATGCCGCTGCTGCCGATCCTGACGCGCATGGAGCTCGCGGGCATCGGCATCGACGAAGACTTCTTCCGCACCATGCGGTCGAGGCTGAAGCGCGAGCTCGATCTGATCCAAGAGGAGATATTCAAAGTCGCGGGCGGCGACTTCAATCTGAACTCGACGCAGCAACTCCGGCAGCTGTTGTTCGAGAAGCTGGATCTGCCGGTCCTCAAGAAGACCAAGACCGGCCCGTCGACGGATGCGTCGGTGCTGGAGGAGCTGGCAGAGCAGGGTCACGAGATCCCGAAACTCATGATGGAGTACCGCGAGCTCGAGAAGCTGAGGTCGACCTACGTGGACGCGCTGCCGCAACTGGTGAACAGCCGAACCCATCGTATCCACACGAGCTTCAACCAGACCGTAGCCGCTACTGGACGGCTGTCGTCGAGCGACCCGAATCTCCAAAACATCCCCATTCGCACCGCTATGGGACGTGAGATCCGGAAGGGCTTCGTCGCAGCACCGGGTACGGTTTTCCTCGCGGTCGACTACTCACAAATCGAGTTGCGCGTGATGGCGCACTTCTCGGGAGACGAGGCCTTCGTCACGGCCTTCACCCAGGGCATCGACGTGCACCGGCAGACCGCGTCGGTCGTCTTCGAAGTACCGATTGACGACGTGACCGCGCACATGCGCGCACAGGCCAAGACCGTGAACTTCGCAACGCTGTACGGTCAGGGGCCGTTCTCTCTCGCGCGACAGCTCGGCATCACGCGTGAAGAGGCCAAGGAGTTCATCGCCACGTACTTCGAACGCTTCAGCGGCGTCCGTGACTTCCTCGACGCCCAAGTCGAGATGGCCAGGGAACAGGGGTATGTGGAGACGCTCATGGGGCGGAGGCGGTACGTGCCCGAGCTGCGGGCCGAGAACTGGAACGTACGCCAGTTCGGTGAGCGCGTGGCCCAGAATACGCCGATCCAGGGCACCGCCGCGGACCTCATGAAGAAGGCCATGATAGACGTGCAGGCCGCGTTGGACGGAGCCGACACAGGAGCGGAGATGCTTCTGCAAGTGCATGATGAGCTGCTTTTCGAGGTGCCAGAAGTCGAGGTCGATGCCGTCCGCGATCTCGTGATCGCCCGCATGGAAGACGCCGTTGAACTGAACGTGCCGCTCGTGACCGACTGGGGTATCGGTGCCAACTGGTACGAGTGCAAAGGCTAG
- a CDS encoding transglycosylase SLT domain-containing protein, with protein MPTASDSAIAEFEAGRFWHSARMLRAEGSANGEPADVLLLARAEAGWNNWPAVESLLGGAGWLDDVWGGGGLYLLGRAQEDAGRWQAAADSYESYRLITPAAARRHQAASVRRIRALWKVDQRSQAQALTGLTSLAYAPEAASWIALELAQQMAEVGDLDALESLLEHVSDPLPLDEAWRMRADALLAAGDSLSAAATFESIRAGTSGSRRAVVTVELGRLRLAAGDTMEARRWLLEGLENTPRASQARAAASLSDMGTSDRELTLRIARLLDRAGDGRRALRGYDRVMAMSREEGGEPPLAMRVERARLMGTVRVRQQAAIEEFRAIREAADDVSIGARNLELWAQLRRRQGLSNQVSTLRRWLIEEYPSSGQAAEVVWSRASSADMRGSVDSALAQYAFLAENARTHARAGQARMRSGQIHLGQSNLAGAVLVYEQYLADFPSGRRWQEASYWAGRVRLELGDTAEAQAHIDRVWAGDPVSYYAVMGADLLGVEYEMDLPDAEAPPAPTWLRDGLAQLDLFTEASLARAASAEIGRLTDLAGSSPHDMLSLAEALIDRGHTIDGINLAWALRDDGHEWDARLIRVAFPFPYRELVRREAEEWDLDPLVMAAIIRQESAFKADIVSQAGAVGLMQVMPLTGAELARTHGPRGFRPANLTAPEVSLHLGAAFFVEMSARYDGDLPLVLSAYNAGPTRANRWRRYPEASDPLRFTERIPIVETRGYVKNVRRNLGLYRVLYGRD; from the coding sequence ATGCCGACCGCGTCCGATTCGGCGATCGCCGAGTTCGAGGCAGGGCGATTCTGGCACTCGGCTCGCATGCTGCGGGCCGAGGGATCCGCGAACGGCGAGCCCGCCGACGTCTTGTTGCTGGCTCGGGCGGAAGCGGGCTGGAACAACTGGCCGGCGGTCGAGAGTCTGCTAGGCGGCGCCGGCTGGCTCGATGATGTGTGGGGGGGTGGCGGACTGTACCTGCTGGGGCGGGCCCAGGAAGACGCGGGAAGGTGGCAGGCGGCCGCCGACTCCTACGAGTCGTACAGGCTGATCACGCCCGCCGCCGCGAGACGGCACCAGGCTGCGTCGGTCCGGAGAATCCGCGCGCTGTGGAAGGTCGACCAGCGGTCGCAGGCCCAGGCCCTCACGGGGCTCACCAGTCTGGCCTACGCGCCCGAAGCGGCCAGTTGGATCGCGCTCGAGCTGGCTCAGCAGATGGCCGAGGTGGGTGACCTCGACGCGTTGGAGTCCTTGCTCGAGCATGTGAGCGATCCGCTGCCGCTCGACGAAGCGTGGCGCATGCGCGCCGATGCCCTGCTCGCGGCCGGCGACTCACTTTCAGCGGCGGCGACCTTCGAGTCCATTCGCGCCGGAACCAGCGGGAGTCGTCGTGCCGTCGTGACGGTCGAATTGGGCCGCCTCAGGCTGGCGGCCGGTGACACGATGGAGGCGCGACGGTGGCTGTTGGAGGGCCTCGAAAACACGCCCCGAGCGTCCCAAGCCCGCGCGGCGGCCTCGCTTTCGGACATGGGTACCTCGGACCGAGAACTGACGCTGCGTATCGCGCGGCTTTTGGATCGAGCCGGAGATGGCAGGCGGGCTCTGCGCGGCTACGACCGTGTGATGGCGATGTCCCGAGAGGAGGGCGGGGAGCCTCCGCTCGCGATGCGCGTCGAACGGGCGCGGCTCATGGGTACGGTGCGGGTTCGCCAGCAAGCCGCGATCGAAGAGTTCCGCGCGATCCGGGAGGCGGCGGATGACGTGTCCATCGGTGCACGTAACCTGGAGTTGTGGGCACAACTGAGGCGTCGCCAGGGCCTGAGCAACCAGGTGAGCACGCTGCGACGGTGGCTGATCGAGGAATATCCGAGCAGCGGACAGGCGGCCGAGGTCGTGTGGTCTCGCGCCAGCTCCGCGGACATGAGAGGCAGCGTCGACTCCGCGCTCGCCCAGTACGCCTTCCTCGCCGAGAACGCCCGCACGCACGCGCGGGCTGGCCAAGCGCGAATGCGCTCCGGGCAGATCCATCTGGGACAGTCGAACCTGGCTGGCGCGGTGCTAGTCTACGAGCAGTACCTGGCGGACTTTCCGAGCGGGCGGAGGTGGCAGGAGGCTTCGTACTGGGCCGGACGCGTCCGTCTCGAGTTGGGTGATACGGCCGAAGCGCAGGCGCACATCGATCGCGTCTGGGCCGGTGACCCAGTCTCCTACTATGCGGTAATGGGTGCGGACCTGCTCGGCGTGGAATACGAGATGGACCTGCCCGACGCGGAGGCACCACCGGCTCCGACCTGGTTGAGGGACGGTCTTGCACAGCTGGATCTGTTCACCGAAGCGAGCCTCGCGCGCGCCGCGAGCGCTGAAATCGGACGGCTGACCGATCTCGCCGGCAGCTCGCCGCACGACATGCTGAGCCTTGCCGAGGCACTCATAGACCGTGGCCATACCATCGACGGGATCAACCTTGCTTGGGCGCTTCGCGACGACGGGCATGAGTGGGACGCGCGCCTCATCCGAGTGGCCTTCCCGTTCCCGTACCGGGAGCTGGTGCGCAGGGAGGCCGAAGAGTGGGACCTCGACCCGCTCGTGATGGCAGCGATCATCCGGCAGGAGTCGGCGTTCAAGGCGGACATCGTCAGTCAAGCCGGCGCGGTCGGCCTCATGCAGGTCATGCCGCTGACGGGTGCCGAGCTCGCACGGACACACGGACCGCGCGGCTTTCGTCCGGCGAACCTGACGGCTCCGGAGGTGAGCCTGCACCTCGGTGCCGCGTTCTTCGTGGAGATGAGTGCCCGCTACGACGGCGACCTGCCGCTAGTGCTCTCGGCGTACAACGCTGGCCCGACACGCGCGAACCGGTGGCGGCGCTACCCGGAGGCCTCCGATCCACTCCGCTTCACGGAGCGGATCCCCATCGTCGAGACCCGCGGCTACGTCAAGAACGTGCGCCGAAATCTCGGTCTTTATCGCGTGCTCTACGGGCGAGACTGA
- a CDS encoding single-stranded DNA-binding protein: MSRSVNKITLIGNVGRDPDIQQTKSGTKVAHFSLATNRRKPGDAEQEERTDWHRLTLWNRQAQFAEDYVRVGDRIYVEGRLEYDSYERDGVTIPTAEIIVHTVVMLSSKVGVSDEELEEAA; this comes from the coding sequence ATGAGCCGGTCCGTGAACAAGATCACTCTCATCGGGAACGTGGGGCGTGATCCGGACATCCAGCAGACCAAGAGCGGCACGAAGGTCGCCCACTTCTCACTGGCGACGAACCGCCGCAAGCCCGGGGACGCAGAGCAGGAAGAGCGCACCGATTGGCACCGGCTGACGCTGTGGAACCGTCAAGCGCAGTTCGCCGAGGACTACGTCCGGGTCGGCGATCGGATCTACGTCGAGGGCCGCCTCGAGTACGACTCGTACGAGCGCGATGGCGTGACGATTCCGACCGCAGAGATCATCGTTCACACGGTCGTCATGCTGTCGTCGAAGGTGGGCGTATCGGACGAGGAGCTAGAGGAGGCGGCGTAG
- a CDS encoding RNA polymerase sigma factor RpoD/SigA: MFSSSRGLDSFDQYLQDVEKYPLIQDPHEERELARRARVGDKEAAERLVTANLRFVISYVKKYQGRGLGLAELVCIGNEGLLKAVKKFDPDKGVKFISYAVWWIRQTVLQALAEQTRSVRIPLNQNSNLAKLARTNTQLTQSLGRTPTDQEIAKEMEEPVDTIRALRRVAASELSLDAPIDRSDRDSASFGERFSGTEASDIEEDVEAIARRDFLETMFEQYLTERERKILYLYYGLDDGEERTLEEIGSLLGVTRERIRQIRNRAFEKLRESPHGESLSGFWTPN; this comes from the coding sequence ATGTTTTCTTCCTCCCGTGGCTTGGATTCGTTCGATCAGTACCTGCAGGACGTCGAGAAGTACCCCCTCATTCAGGACCCCCACGAAGAGCGAGAGCTTGCGCGTAGGGCGCGTGTCGGCGACAAAGAAGCCGCCGAGCGTCTGGTCACGGCCAACCTCCGCTTTGTCATCTCCTATGTGAAGAAATACCAGGGGAGGGGCCTTGGCCTGGCCGAGCTCGTGTGCATCGGCAACGAGGGTCTTCTCAAGGCGGTGAAGAAGTTCGATCCCGACAAGGGCGTGAAGTTCATTTCCTACGCCGTTTGGTGGATCCGCCAAACCGTCCTTCAGGCGCTGGCAGAGCAGACGCGATCCGTACGCATTCCGCTCAATCAGAACTCGAATCTGGCGAAGCTCGCACGCACGAATACGCAGCTGACCCAGTCGCTTGGCCGGACTCCCACCGATCAGGAGATCGCGAAGGAGATGGAGGAGCCGGTCGACACCATCCGCGCGCTCCGACGCGTGGCAGCTTCCGAGCTGAGCCTCGACGCCCCCATCGACCGCAGCGACCGTGACAGCGCCAGCTTCGGCGAGCGCTTTTCCGGGACCGAGGCGTCCGACATCGAAGAGGACGTCGAAGCGATCGCTCGTCGCGACTTCCTTGAGACGATGTTCGAGCAATACTTGACCGAGCGGGAGCGGAAGATCCTCTATCTCTACTACGGCCTCGACGACGGTGAAGAGAGGACACTGGAAGAGATCGGATCCTTGCTCGGCGTCACGCGCGAGCGGATCCGCCAGATCCGCAACCGTGCCTTCGAGAAGCTGCGCGAGAGCCCGCACGGGGAGTCGCTCTCGGGCTTTTGGACGCCCAACTGA